In a single window of the Acidobacteriota bacterium genome:
- a CDS encoding SMP-30/gluconolactonase/LRE family protein, whose amino-acid sequence MRAPGIYANHTQLFDLVGRRAPILKVAGGFGRLTGPLFSRIGYLLFSDTRGGRICLWINPPPWSEGSVSGRLTTYRVCSGEPQGITFDHQGRLLMCERNPGRVVRLEKDGSTTVLAEYSRGRPLGAPDDLVYNIDGSIYFSATPAPESFRVRPPGDRQEVDSMPRPAVYRIPRSQIPGPIRLERASGECGRPTGVALGPKQNRLYVADARQRNIRAHPIRDDGTLDQGQVFAEFPSKDPGTPGGLKTDEQGHLYACGPGGLWVFSPDGSHLGTIVTPEPPTNCGWGPGFRGLYITTGTSLYFVGTRVSGTRTY is encoded by the coding sequence ATGAGAGCTCCGGGAATCTACGCCAACCACACCCAACTCTTCGACCTGGTGGGGCGCAGAGCCCCCATCCTGAAAGTGGCGGGCGGTTTCGGGCGGCTGACCGGGCCGCTCTTCAGCCGCATCGGCTATCTGCTGTTTAGCGATACCCGCGGCGGCAGGATCTGCCTGTGGATCAATCCTCCCCCCTGGTCAGAGGGATCCGTGAGCGGCAGGCTCACCACCTATCGTGTCTGCTCCGGTGAGCCCCAGGGGATCACCTTCGACCACCAGGGAAGACTACTGATGTGCGAAAGGAACCCAGGCAGGGTGGTTCGCCTGGAAAAGGACGGAAGCACTACCGTGTTGGCCGAATACTCCCGCGGCCGTCCCTTGGGCGCTCCCGACGACCTGGTCTACAACATCGACGGCAGCATCTACTTCAGCGCCACCCCCGCTCCCGAGAGCTTCCGCGTCCGCCCCCCGGGAGACCGGCAGGAGGTTGACTCCATGCCCCGGCCGGCCGTCTACCGCATCCCCCGATCCCAGATCCCCGGCCCCATCCGGCTGGAACGGGCCTCCGGGGAATGCGGCCGGCCCACCGGCGTGGCCCTGGGGCCCAAGCAGAACCGGCTCTACGTGGCCGATGCCCGCCAGCGGAACATTCGAGCCCATCCCATCCGGGACGACGGAACCCTGGACCAGGGCCAGGTCTTCGCCGAGTTTCCCTCGAAGGACCCCGGAACCCCGGGCGGCCTCAAGACCGACGAGCAGGGCCACCTCTACGCCTGCGGTCCGGGCGGTCTGTGGGTCTTCTCCCCCGATGGCTCCCACCTGGGCACCATCGTCACCCCCGAGCCCCCAACCAACTGCGGTTGGGGCCCAGGCTTCCGGGGGCTCTACATCACCACCGGGACGTCTCTCTATTTCGTGGGAACCAGGGTATCGGGGACCCGAACCTATTGA
- a CDS encoding amidohydrolase family protein — translation MIVDAHLHVWKPAPDFPDPGATTVSPQCDVPLELFAQYMDEYGVNRGVLVQPLYPGEDNSYVADAAAGQPDRYKAVCVVDPRKPDAADRLEYWAGERGCKGLRLRPEVPEEGEVFGHPSTFELWKAAGRLGVVVNLLTGFTHLPAVAAMARRFPHVRVIIDHMAHPPVGAGPRTAVYRPLLSLADLPNVRVKVSGAYYCSRQPYPHRDCAELLRVLYDQFGPGRLIWGSDFPHVLLKSGYLRALKWLERLAPFLSGEEVWAIMGGNASRLYWK, via the coding sequence ATGATCGTGGATGCTCACCTGCACGTATGGAAGCCGGCGCCCGACTTTCCCGACCCGGGGGCCACCACCGTCAGCCCCCAGTGCGACGTGCCCCTGGAACTGTTTGCCCAGTACATGGATGAGTACGGGGTGAACCGGGGAGTGCTGGTGCAGCCGCTCTATCCCGGTGAGGACAACAGCTACGTGGCCGACGCCGCCGCGGGCCAGCCCGACCGGTACAAGGCGGTGTGCGTGGTGGATCCCCGCAAGCCGGATGCGGCCGATCGGCTGGAGTACTGGGCCGGCGAGAGGGGGTGCAAGGGGCTGAGGCTTCGCCCCGAGGTGCCCGAGGAGGGCGAGGTCTTCGGGCATCCCTCCACCTTTGAACTGTGGAAGGCTGCCGGACGGCTGGGGGTGGTGGTGAACCTGCTGACGGGCTTCACCCACCTGCCCGCGGTGGCGGCCATGGCCCGGCGGTTTCCGCACGTGCGGGTCATCATCGACCACATGGCCCACCCGCCGGTCGGGGCAGGCCCCAGGACGGCTGTCTATCGACCGCTGCTCAGCCTGGCCGATCTCCCTAACGTCCGGGTGAAGGTTTCAGGGGCCTACTACTGCTCGCGCCAGCCCTATCCCCACCGGGACTGCGCCGAGCTGCTGCGGGTTCTCTACGATCAGTTCGGTCCGGGCCGGCTGATCTGGGGGAGCGATTTTCCCCACGTGCTGCTGAAGTCCGGCTACCTCAGGGCCTTGAAGTGGCTGGAGCGCCTGGCTCCCTTTCTTTCCGGTGAAGAGGTGTGGGCCATCATGGGTGGAAACGCCTCCCGCCTCTACTGGAAGTGA
- a CDS encoding serine hydrolase — MNTRRRPFHTRRQVLTAGALGLAGMSQASLSSGRPAPEGASTTPPSGIRSGAAPVLRPGEAAAVGMSASRLRRIAARLREETSRGGVGSASILVARHGRVVLHQGFGRLNRDPGAPATQPDTVYIVASISKPVSVCGLMLLVDEGEVALADRVQRYLPEFQGRLKEGVLVGHLLSHTSGLPDMVPENTQLRRAHAPLSQFVAAALRTPLLFEPGTRFSYQSMGTLLAAEIAERVSGMRLRDLLRSRIFQPLGMRHTMLGLEGLRVEETAIFQEDRDSEDSRRWGPNSPYWRAMGHPWGGLHASTGDLGALLQTLLNGGRYGEARIFSPATSAAMTRDQNGDLGAPWGYGWALRDSPVWNYFGDLGTAGTFGHVGITGTVAWADPGRQLICVLLSTRTAAHEEGFLLKSVSNMVHAAVIGR, encoded by the coding sequence ATGAACACCCGACGGCGCCCCTTTCACACCAGGCGGCAAGTGTTGACCGCCGGCGCCCTGGGCCTGGCGGGCATGAGCCAGGCCTCCCTCTCCAGCGGCCGGCCCGCCCCGGAGGGAGCTTCCACCACCCCACCTTCCGGAATCCGTTCAGGCGCCGCCCCCGTTCTGCGACCCGGAGAGGCGGCCGCGGTGGGAATGTCGGCGTCGCGCCTCCGACGGATCGCAGCCCGCCTGCGGGAGGAGACCTCCCGGGGCGGCGTGGGATCGGCCTCCATCCTGGTGGCCCGCCACGGCAGGGTGGTCCTCCACCAGGGATTCGGAAGGCTGAACCGGGACCCCGGGGCTCCCGCCACCCAGCCGGATACGGTCTACATTGTGGCCTCCATCAGCAAGCCGGTGAGCGTCTGCGGGCTTATGCTGCTGGTGGACGAGGGCGAGGTGGCGCTCGCCGACCGGGTGCAGCGTTACCTGCCCGAGTTTCAAGGCAGACTCAAGGAAGGGGTCCTGGTCGGCCACCTGCTCTCCCACACCTCCGGCCTGCCCGACATGGTGCCGGAAAACACCCAACTGCGCCGGGCGCATGCGCCGCTCAGCCAATTCGTGGCAGCGGCTTTGCGCACACCGCTGCTGTTCGAACCAGGCACCCGGTTTTCCTACCAGAGCATGGGAACCCTGCTGGCCGCCGAGATCGCCGAGCGGGTCTCGGGCATGCGCCTGAGAGACCTGCTGCGGTCCAGGATCTTCCAGCCGCTGGGCATGCGGCATACCATGCTGGGCCTGGAGGGCCTGAGGGTCGAAGAGACGGCCATCTTCCAGGAAGACCGGGACAGCGAAGATTCCAGGCGCTGGGGGCCCAACTCCCCCTACTGGCGGGCCATGGGCCACCCCTGGGGCGGCCTCCACGCAAGTACCGGCGACCTGGGAGCCCTGCTGCAGACCCTTCTGAACGGCGGCCGCTACGGAGAGGCGCGCATCTTCTCGCCGGCCACCTCCGCGGCCATGACCCGCGACCAGAACGGCGACCTGGGGGCTCCCTGGGGATACGGATGGGCGCTGCGGGACTCTCCGGTGTGGAACTACTTCGGAGACCTGGGAACCGCCGGCACCTTCGGGCATGTGGGCATCACCGGCACCGTGGCCTGGGCCGACCCCGGGCGCCAACTGATCTGCGTCCTGCTGAGCACCCGCACGGCCGCCCATGAGGAGGGCTTCCTGCTCAAGAGCGTCTCCAACATGGTGCATGCGGCGGTTATTGGGAGGTGA
- a CDS encoding twin-arginine translocation signal domain-containing protein has protein sequence MIAMDRRGFLKLAGSAVAAAAAPWPLPARASAPGKIAALATTYHVRSHADNFITRFLEGYWINDRYYPPPCRVASLYVEQEHPADIGNRLARSWGMARYPTIREALTLGGDTLAVDGVLLIAEHGDYPTNVKNQKLYPRYQYMEEIVKVFRHSGRAVPVFNDKQLSYDWDQSRQMYDWSRELGFPFMAGSSVSVTFRRPELDFPLETPLEEAMAVGGGWVADGGLFHLLETLQCFAERRKGGETGVKAVQLLADDAVWKAADEGRFSRGLLEAALSRGARVMPGSVEATAPQPVACLVEYNDGFRGSALALGGKAAEYLAAVRIEGQVEPRSTLCYIPIENSNNFSPLVDSIGRMFTRGTLDYPVERTLLTSGALSFLMESWHRGQARIETPMLNIAYRAPEASYYARGRGS, from the coding sequence ATGATCGCAATGGACCGGAGGGGATTTCTCAAGCTGGCCGGGTCGGCGGTGGCGGCTGCCGCGGCGCCCTGGCCGCTGCCGGCAAGGGCCTCGGCGCCCGGGAAAATCGCCGCCCTGGCGACAACCTACCACGTCCGCTCCCACGCCGACAACTTCATCACCCGTTTCCTGGAAGGCTACTGGATCAACGACCGCTACTACCCCCCTCCCTGCCGGGTGGCCTCGCTCTACGTGGAGCAGGAGCACCCCGCCGACATCGGCAACCGCCTGGCCCGAAGCTGGGGGATGGCCCGCTACCCGACCATCCGGGAGGCACTCACTCTTGGCGGCGACACGCTGGCCGTGGACGGCGTCCTGCTGATCGCCGAGCACGGCGACTACCCCACCAACGTCAAGAACCAGAAGCTCTACCCCCGCTACCAATACATGGAGGAGATCGTGAAGGTCTTCCGCCACTCGGGCCGTGCCGTCCCGGTCTTCAACGACAAGCAGCTCTCCTACGACTGGGACCAGTCCAGGCAGATGTACGACTGGTCCAGGGAGCTGGGATTTCCGTTCATGGCGGGCTCCTCGGTATCGGTCACCTTCCGCCGGCCCGAACTGGACTTTCCTTTGGAGACCCCATTGGAGGAGGCCATGGCCGTGGGCGGGGGCTGGGTGGCCGACGGCGGGCTGTTCCACCTGCTGGAGACCCTGCAGTGCTTTGCCGAACGCCGCAAGGGCGGAGAGACGGGGGTGAAGGCGGTGCAGTTGCTGGCCGACGATGCCGTGTGGAAGGCGGCCGACGAAGGACGGTTCAGCCGGGGCCTGCTTGAGGCCGCACTCTCGCGCGGAGCCAGGGTGATGCCGGGTTCGGTGGAGGCGACGGCCCCACAACCGGTGGCCTGCCTGGTGGAGTACAATGACGGCTTTCGCGGCAGCGCCCTGGCCCTGGGCGGCAAGGCAGCGGAGTACCTGGCCGCGGTCCGGATCGAGGGTCAGGTGGAACCCCGGTCCACCCTGTGCTACATCCCTATCGAGAACTCCAACAACTTCAGTCCGCTGGTGGATTCGATCGGGCGCATGTTCACCCGGGGAACCCTGGATTACCCGGTGGAGCGCACCCTGCTGACCAGCGGGGCCCTCTCCTTCCTGATGGAGTCCTGGCACCGCGGCCAGGCCCGCATCGAGACGCCGATGCTGAACATCGCCTACCGAGCACCGGAGGCCTCCTACTATGCCCGCGGCCGGGGGTCCTGA